The Metamycoplasma phocicerebrale genome includes a region encoding these proteins:
- a CDS encoding ABC transporter ATP-binding protein, translated as MSQEEIKKSTKKTKKTSKSKKISTTKDINVLNPIELQKHDKPFEIEDDGLTVKVLDPNTLKKYKLANNKPRKKDGLEKEVNTEDYIVEVEDVKKTYLSGNVATEVLKGVSFKIRRGEIAILYGKSGSGKSTLLNIISALDRPTSGKVIVNNVNLPYLSDSKQTYFRRDNISFIFQDYNLLQNLNSYDNVETGSYLQKDKSKHLNIKKLFKDFDLEECMYKYASQMSGGQQQRVSILRAIAKNSDILVADEPTGALDEKTGQIVLKILQEINQKYGTTIIIVSHDPDVALMADKVIYLELGQIKDIILQDRKWLIEKESNSARKE; from the coding sequence ATGTCTCAAGAAGAAATAAAAAAATCTACTAAAAAAACTAAAAAAACATCAAAATCTAAAAAAATATCTACTACAAAAGATATTAATGTTTTAAATCCAATTGAATTACAAAAACATGATAAACCTTTTGAAATAGAAGATGATGGTTTGACTGTAAAGGTATTAGATCCTAATACATTAAAAAAATATAAATTAGCTAATAATAAACCACGTAAAAAAGATGGTTTAGAAAAGGAAGTTAATACTGAAGATTATATAGTGGAAGTAGAAGATGTTAAAAAAACCTATTTATCAGGTAATGTAGCAACAGAAGTTTTAAAAGGAGTATCTTTTAAAATTAGAAGAGGAGAAATTGCTATTCTTTATGGAAAATCTGGTTCTGGTAAATCCACACTTTTAAATATAATTAGTGCTTTAGATAGACCTACCAGTGGTAAAGTTATAGTTAATAATGTAAATTTACCTTATTTAAGTGATTCAAAGCAAACATATTTTCGAAGAGATAATATATCATTTATTTTTCAAGACTATAATTTATTACAAAATTTAAATAGTTATGATAATGTGGAAACTGGTTCTTATCTACAAAAAGATAAATCTAAACATTTAAATATTAAAAAATTGTTTAAAGATTTCGATCTTGAAGAATGTATGTACAAATATGCTTCACAAATGTCTGGCGGTCAACAACAACGTGTTTCAATATTGCGGGCAATAGCTAAAAACTCTGATATTTTAGTAGCCGATGAGCCAACTGGAGCTTTAGATGAAAAAACTGGTCAAATTGTTTTAAAAATACTTCAAGAAATAAATCAAAAATATGGCACAACAATTATTATTGTTTCCCACGATCCTGATGTTGCTCTTATGGCAGATAAGGTTATTTATCTTGAATTAGGTCAAATAAAAGATATAATTTTACAAGATAGAAAATGACTAATTGAAAAAGAATCAAATAGTGCAAGGAAGGAATAA
- a CDS encoding helix-turn-helix domain-containing protein, producing the protein MKLKNEEKIKIIKLSNEGYSIKDLCEMYNVSKTTIATIRSLYKIHKYDFLSKNKKK; encoded by the coding sequence ATGAAATTAAAAAATGAAGAAAAAATAAAAATAATCAAACTTTCAAATGAAGGTTATAGCATTAAAGATTTATGTGAAATGTATAATGTAAGCAAAACTACAATAGCGACTATTAGATCTCTATATAAAATACATAAATATGATTTCTTAAGCAAAAACAAAAAAAAATAA
- a CDS encoding IS3 family transposase — protein sequence MVVYESRLKYPLNKMLLFFQIAKSTYFYILKNINEEDSNKKEKKLILDIFNKNKARYGYRRITLELKNRGFIINHKKVKRLMSELNIYGKQPKAKYKSYKGEIGKICKNLLLKKVVDKNKNITYFNRDFQTSNINQIWSTDVSEFHIASGKVYLSPIIDANSREIISYTISRSPNFKQTIDMLKIAFKKHKNLNGLILHSDQGWQYQMKEYRDILKEKNILQSMSRKGNCYDNCIIEIFFGTMKNEMFYGHEYEFKSLDELENAMHKYIKYYNENRIITKLRGMTPKQYRCHSLNNLK from the coding sequence ATTGTTGTATATGAATCAAGGCTAAAATATCCTTTAAATAAAATGCTATTATTTTTTCAAATTGCTAAATCTACATATTTTTATATTTTAAAAAATATAAATGAAGAGGATTCTAACAAGAAAGAAAAAAAATTAATTCTTGACATTTTTAATAAAAATAAAGCAAGGTATGGATATAGAAGAATAACTTTAGAACTAAAAAATAGAGGCTTTATTATCAATCATAAAAAAGTAAAACGATTAATGAGTGAGCTAAATATATACGGTAAGCAACCTAAAGCTAAATATAAATCATATAAAGGCGAAATTGGCAAAATATGCAAAAATCTTTTATTAAAAAAAGTTGTTGACAAGAATAAAAATATTACTTATTTTAATAGAGATTTTCAAACTAGCAACATAAACCAAATTTGGAGTACAGATGTTTCAGAATTTCATATTGCTTCTGGAAAAGTATATTTATCACCAATTATAGATGCAAATAGTCGCGAAATTATATCTTACACAATATCAAGAAGTCCAAATTTTAAACAAACTATTGATATGTTAAAAATTGCCTTTAAAAAACACAAAAATTTAAATGGTTTAATTTTGCACTCTGATCAGGGTTGACAATATCAAATGAAAGAATATAGAGATATTCTAAAAGAAAAAAACATTCTGCAAAGCATGTCTCGAAAAGGAAATTGTTATGACAATTGTATAATTGAAATTTTTTTCGGAACAATGAAGAATGAAATGTTTTACGGTCATGAATATGAATTTAAGTCATTAGATGAATTAGAAAACGCAATGCACAAATATATAAAGTATTATAATGAAAATAGAATAATAACAAAATTAAGAGGAATGACACCTAAACAATATAGATGCCATTCGCTTAATAATTTAAAATAA
- a CDS encoding HinT-interacting membrane complex protein P80, translated as MSNKVKKTNTTEQKTKRKRVLWGTFWATAVTATVAAGIAIPLVKASKSLPSPTDTLEPDSSVLEIDTPNGKKQLKYKEIDKAPVLPNKNKNIADSIEKTIAKYLYEQEYESSLWYQAVYNANKAKADEKTFALDSVEKIKEKVKKQIDDLKKQYQKQYGLEKKWEEKFLEKLNSKEWGSSKNENEAIEHKVNEEIKRQAFRRFETEVNTDWTFKDLKDGIVANKDVYYEYKGKKIEIAKKGEKIILSFAKENENYVLPKEDSVESHTDSKASIKIPMFVTKSFVKQYKDATRFIKPWISKKQGILSEFSLSAHQDQKGAEKPWIVTKEEIINLLKFSSYEKSKTEIELKLGIDGLKQFKGFGTLIKSGPITEEDERQATNDKQLINFLSSDKTNAGKFGSKGFVNLKQTISSSEPTTYLNLLSILLGDATSDKGVFKYKEENNLFDTLKTSLINVLKELESFKDLESTYKGQLLAALQANPATKNKSDNYVAEYAKYNDSIKKIIDELQDKDFNRLFGNAFKTAFTGSNPGNKVNAIYKVGENFVTVGPKGILIQNLHKLDNEEEIKKLIVKDLTIKSKANYSPTFTSELFDLTKIFSGILNSSFQLEELLSQSDFKKYVKEQEYTPIDSNTKKKFDDADISGALDYIRTIEQSSQTTLISNKFGQIRDYVKKQSNDGLIEDFKFDESNNIFKIVPHTGDIVSYLFKIITDYVVNKK; from the coding sequence ATGTCAAATAAAGTTAAAAAAACTAATACAACTGAACAAAAGACAAAAAGAAAAAGAGTTCTTTGAGGAACATTTTGAGCTACAGCTGTAACAGCGACAGTAGCTGCTGGTATAGCAATACCTTTGGTTAAAGCATCTAAGTCTTTGCCAAGCCCAACAGATACACTAGAACCAGATAGCTCAGTTTTAGAAATCGACACTCCGAATGGTAAAAAACAACTTAAATATAAAGAAATAGATAAAGCTCCTGTTTTACCAAATAAAAATAAAAATATTGCAGATTCTATTGAAAAAACAATTGCTAAATATTTATATGAACAAGAATATGAATCTTCATTATGATATCAAGCAGTTTATAATGCAAATAAAGCAAAAGCAGATGAAAAAACCTTCGCTTTAGATTCAGTAGAAAAAATAAAAGAAAAAGTTAAGAAACAAATAGATGACCTTAAAAAACAATACCAAAAACAATATGGTTTAGAAAAGAAATGAGAAGAAAAATTCTTAGAAAAACTAAATAGTAAAGAATGAGGTTCATCAAAAAATGAAAATGAAGCAATAGAACATAAAGTTAATGAAGAAATTAAAAGACAAGCTTTTAGAAGGTTTGAAACAGAAGTCAATACCGATTGAACATTTAAAGATTTAAAAGATGGTATTGTAGCCAATAAAGATGTTTATTATGAATATAAGGGTAAAAAAATAGAAATAGCTAAAAAAGGCGAAAAAATAATTTTATCTTTTGCTAAAGAAAATGAAAACTATGTTTTGCCTAAAGAAGATTCAGTTGAATCGCATACCGATTCTAAGGCTTCTATAAAAATACCAATGTTTGTAACTAAATCATTTGTTAAACAATATAAAGATGCCACAAGATTTATTAAACCTTGAATTTCAAAAAAACAAGGTATTTTATCTGAATTTTCTTTATCTGCTCATCAAGATCAAAAGGGCGCAGAAAAGCCATGAATAGTAACTAAAGAAGAAATAATAAATCTTTTAAAATTTTCTTCATATGAAAAATCTAAAACCGAAATCGAATTAAAATTAGGTATCGATGGTTTGAAACAATTTAAGGGATTTGGAACTTTAATTAAATCAGGCCCAATTACAGAGGAAGATGAAAGACAAGCCACAAATGATAAACAATTAATTAATTTTTTATCTTCAGACAAAACAAATGCAGGTAAATTTGGATCAAAAGGTTTTGTTAATTTAAAACAAACAATTTCTTCATCCGAACCAACAACATATTTAAATTTATTATCTATTTTATTAGGTGATGCTACATCAGATAAAGGAGTATTTAAATATAAAGAAGAAAATAATTTATTTGATACATTAAAAACTTCTTTAATTAATGTATTAAAAGAGTTAGAAAGTTTTAAAGATTTAGAATCAACCTATAAAGGGCAATTATTAGCAGCATTACAAGCTAATCCAGCAACAAAAAATAAAAGTGATAATTATGTAGCTGAGTATGCTAAATATAATGATTCTATTAAAAAAATTATTGATGAATTACAAGATAAAGATTTTAATAGATTATTTGGAAATGCTTTCAAAACTGCATTTACAGGTTCAAATCCAGGAAATAAAGTTAATGCAATATATAAAGTTGGAGAAAATTTTGTAACAGTTGGACCTAAGGGGATTTTAATTCAAAATCTTCATAAATTAGATAATGAAGAAGAAATTAAAAAATTGATAGTTAAAGACTTAACAATTAAATCAAAAGCAAATTATTCACCAACATTTACATCTGAATTATTTGACTTAACTAAGATATTTTCAGGTATTTTAAATTCTTCATTTCAATTAGAAGAATTGTTATCACAATCAGACTTTAAAAAATATGTTAAAGAACAAGAATATACACCAATCGATTCAAATACTAAAAAGAAATTTGATGACGCTGATATATCAGGAGCTTTAGATTATATAAGAACAATTGAACAAAGTAGCCAAACAACTTTAATTTCAAATAAATTTGGCCAAATTAGAGATTATGTTAAAAAACAATCAAATGATGGTTTAATTGAAGATTTTAAATTTGATGAATCAAATAATATTTTCAAAATAGTTCCACATACTGGAGATATAGTTAGTTACTTATTTAAAATAATTACTGATTATGTTGTAAACAAGAAATAA
- a CDS encoding HinT-interacting membrane complex lipoprotein P60 produces the protein MKKRFKLLLTGALPLSVLPVAPLVVACNNSSSKSKKETPGYQIGFLKEITSKNQIILSVINTYLEVFYDNEVKSVSKDNKDKLLYLIEKKDSQFHKDLYNLFKFYANAKLDSDPQFFWNLRQNFIKLNIDVSSYEPAAANLPTEDNFIFLMKNSKFLANNIRLEIEKLLISKIYLLKFRDEFKKLSVNDKGLDKWQVSLEKEMKKDSTSSLKKDTYDSLDFSASNLYLIKYLIESPLIEKWSFTDDQDMNLRIGKANVSNFNDFNTLASYNSSGKPKYDYNTVAKHPEYLLNTGESEGFDIKLLKAYKGILSNVETSGDLSNSLYAMRRQKSPVFGFIDPKTKRVYDQDHFKLSKILKQEDKLPALKASAQLKQKQGQEDKLKSITAKDIEFDGLNRDPKDEKLFTKTITVDSKQYTLEFKVRDTITFSGEILRVPMTLSVKELGARHFYDFNSELEYKSKAFIDQTEGKNYNLDKYPTFIDMIKDNKIDASYVVKIAPSYIKKTIKNLKGENEDKKVFTLEQTPWNSNEQQDILANTIVLNKGNTLFREVNKYILDHLGFKLENLNKTVLELFKTEGLL, from the coding sequence ATGAAAAAAAGATTTAAATTATTATTAACAGGCGCATTGCCTTTAAGTGTATTGCCAGTCGCTCCTCTTGTAGTTGCTTGCAATAACTCTTCATCAAAATCTAAAAAAGAAACCCCTGGTTATCAAATTGGTTTTTTAAAAGAAATTACATCAAAAAATCAAATTATTCTTTCTGTAATAAATACATATTTAGAAGTATTCTATGATAATGAAGTTAAAAGTGTTTCGAAAGATAATAAGGATAAATTACTTTATTTAATTGAAAAGAAAGATTCACAATTTCATAAAGATTTATATAACTTATTTAAATTTTATGCAAATGCAAAATTAGATTCAGATCCACAATTTTTCTGAAATTTAAGACAAAATTTTATTAAATTAAATATTGATGTTAGTTCATATGAACCAGCTGCTGCTAATTTACCAACAGAAGATAATTTTATTTTCTTAATGAAAAATTCTAAATTTTTAGCTAATAACATAAGATTAGAAATAGAAAAATTATTAATATCAAAAATTTATTTATTAAAATTTAGAGACGAATTTAAAAAACTTTCAGTTAATGATAAAGGTTTAGATAAATGACAAGTTAGTTTAGAAAAAGAAATGAAAAAAGATTCAACTTCTTCATTAAAAAAAGATACTTATGATTCTTTGGACTTTTCTGCTTCTAATTTATACTTAATTAAGTATTTAATTGAAAGTCCATTAATTGAAAAATGATCTTTTACCGATGATCAAGATATGAATTTAAGAATTGGTAAAGCAAATGTAAGTAACTTTAATGATTTTAATACTTTAGCAAGTTATAACTCTTCAGGAAAACCAAAATATGACTATAATACAGTAGCAAAACACCCAGAATATTTATTAAATACAGGCGAATCTGAAGGTTTTGATATAAAACTTTTAAAAGCTTATAAAGGTATTTTATCTAATGTTGAAACTTCAGGAGATTTATCTAATTCATTGTATGCAATGAGAAGACAAAAATCACCAGTTTTTGGTTTTATAGACCCAAAAACAAAAAGAGTTTATGATCAAGATCACTTTAAATTAAGTAAAATTCTTAAACAAGAAGATAAGTTACCAGCTTTAAAGGCTTCGGCACAATTAAAACAAAAGCAAGGCCAAGAAGATAAATTAAAATCAATAACTGCTAAGGACATAGAATTTGATGGTTTAAATAGAGATCCAAAAGATGAAAAACTATTTACAAAAACAATTACTGTTGATTCTAAACAATATACTCTTGAATTTAAAGTTAGAGATACTATTACATTTAGTGGTGAAATTTTAAGAGTACCAATGACATTATCAGTTAAAGAACTTGGAGCAAGACATTTTTATGATTTTAATTCAGAATTAGAATATAAATCAAAAGCTTTTATAGATCAAACAGAAGGCAAAAACTACAATTTAGATAAATATCCAACATTTATTGACATGATTAAAGATAATAAAATCGATGCTTCTTATGTTGTTAAAATAGCTCCTTCTTATATTAAAAAAACTATCAAGAATTTAAAAGGTGAAAATGAAGATAAAAAAGTATTTACTTTAGAACAAACACCTTGAAATTCTAATGAACAACAAGATATTTTAGCTAACACAATTGTTTTAAATAAGGGTAATACTTTATTTAGAGAAGTAAATAAATATATACTAGACCACTTAGGTTTTAAATTGGAAAACTTAAATAAAACGGTTTTAGAATTATTTAAAACAGAAGGATTGTTATAA
- the hinT gene encoding histidine triad protein HinT: protein MEKDTFQRIIDREIPATIIYEDADVIAFLDIDPEEKGHFLVSPKEFSENLYDIEDEVLIKLIKKARELAIEQTEKLNATGFKLIINNNESAGQAIFRTHIHIIPYYD, encoded by the coding sequence ATGGAAAAAGATACATTTCAGAGAATTATAGATAGAGAAATACCTGCAACAATAATTTATGAAGATGCAGATGTTATAGCTTTTTTAGATATTGACCCAGAAGAAAAAGGTCATTTTCTAGTTTCACCAAAAGAATTTTCAGAAAACCTTTATGATATTGAAGACGAAGTTTTAATTAAGTTAATTAAAAAAGCAAGAGAATTAGCTATTGAACAAACTGAAAAGTTAAATGCTACTGGCTTTAAATTAATTATTAATAATAATGAAAGTGCTGGTCAAGCTATATTTAGAACTCACATTCATATTATTCCTTATTATGATTAG
- the lysS gene encoding lysine--tRNA ligase has translation MERKYTEQEQIRRNKIEQLANKNIRAFNSTIKPTISSDEINNLYSSKSRDEIDSEKKFVIFNGRVIAQRGPFLVLQDRYGNMQIYVDKKILDEISTEVLKQLDLGDIISIEGLVSKTHTEALMIKASKLTLLTKALKPLPDKYHGLVDPEERRRHRYVDTIVNEESRKTFILRTQIIKGVREFFDNLGYLEVDTPVLQPILGGAAAKPFVTFYNALNSNFYLRIATELPLKKCIVGGLDRVYEIGRIFRNEGVDSTHNPEFTSIEFYEAYSDMWGMMERTEGVFKHLTKKLGIDKVKFNGYDIEFKYPFAKINMVDAVSEKIGIDVRKLNDQEAIELAKKHGIKTEKYYKLGHVINDLFEKYIEETLIQPTFVYGHPIEISPLAFKELEDERFTQRAELFIGTKEFANMFTELSDPIDQLERFESQLEERNNGNEEANEIDWDFVNALEYGLPPTGGCGIGIDRLIMLLTQNDSIRDILLFPQLKDLK, from the coding sequence ATGGAAAGAAAATATACAGAACAAGAACAGATTAGAAGAAATAAAATTGAACAATTGGCTAATAAAAATATTCGTGCTTTTAATTCAACTATTAAACCAACTATTTCATCTGATGAAATTAATAATTTATATTCATCTAAATCTCGTGATGAAATTGACTCTGAAAAGAAATTTGTTATTTTTAATGGTAGAGTCATAGCTCAAAGAGGGCCATTTCTAGTATTACAAGACCGTTATGGAAACATGCAAATTTATGTGGACAAAAAAATTCTTGATGAGATATCAACAGAAGTTTTAAAACAACTTGATTTAGGTGATATTATTAGTATTGAAGGGTTAGTTTCTAAAACTCATACAGAAGCTTTAATGATTAAAGCATCTAAATTAACTTTATTAACTAAAGCTCTAAAACCATTGCCTGATAAATATCACGGTTTAGTTGATCCCGAAGAAAGACGTAGACACCGTTATGTTGATACAATAGTAAATGAAGAGTCACGTAAAACTTTTATTTTGAGAACTCAAATTATTAAAGGGGTTAGAGAATTTTTTGATAATCTTGGATATCTAGAAGTTGACACCCCTGTATTACAACCAATTCTTGGGGGAGCAGCTGCAAAACCATTTGTGACTTTTTATAATGCATTAAATAGTAATTTTTATTTAAGAATAGCAACTGAATTGCCTTTAAAAAAATGTATTGTTGGTGGTTTAGATAGAGTGTATGAAATTGGACGTATTTTTAGAAATGAGGGTGTTGACAGTACACACAACCCAGAATTTACTTCTATTGAATTCTATGAAGCATATTCAGATATGTGAGGAATGATGGAAAGAACAGAAGGTGTATTTAAACATTTAACTAAAAAACTTGGAATTGATAAAGTAAAGTTTAATGGTTATGATATTGAATTTAAATACCCTTTTGCAAAAATTAACATGGTAGATGCTGTTAGTGAAAAAATTGGTATTGATGTTAGAAAATTAAATGATCAAGAAGCTATTGAGTTAGCAAAAAAACATGGTATAAAAACTGAAAAATATTACAAATTAGGACATGTTATAAATGATCTTTTTGAGAAATATATAGAAGAAACATTAATTCAACCTACATTTGTTTATGGCCATCCAATTGAAATTAGTCCATTAGCATTTAAAGAACTAGAAGACGAAAGATTTACACAACGTGCCGAATTGTTTATTGGCACAAAAGAGTTTGCTAACATGTTTACCGAATTATCCGATCCTATTGATCAATTGGAAAGATTTGAATCTCAATTAGAAGAAAGAAATAACGGAAATGAAGAAGCAAATGAAATAGATTGAGATTTTGTTAACGCTTTAGAATATGGATTACCTCCAACAGGCGGTTGTGGAATTGGTATCGATAGATTAATTATGTTGTTAACTCAAAATGATTCAATTAGAGATATTCTTTTATTCCCTCAATTAAAAGATTTAAAATAA
- the whiA gene encoding DNA-binding protein WhiA, producing MKNKTFTLTIKEEIIRRPLKKQEKLNLLSGIFATSKIDNENYLLIFNNKELFNFIIELLKEFNVEFYNERKNELLIKIKSFNNPKLKMERDYFSGIFLSSGSVSDFKTSFNHLELKFYNHDKAIESVDILNKYNLNFKIIVRQNRYIIYIKKIENICDFLKAIEAINSYFKLEEYKIERDYFNNINRITNFDIYNQQRIANANTLFLENFDFIIKNKLTSYFSKEEIKFFKLKKKNLDSSLSDLVTLLTNENIIKSKSSLNHALIKLKKIVEKYKKI from the coding sequence ATGAAAAATAAAACATTTACCCTAACCATTAAAGAAGAAATAATAAGAAGACCTCTTAAAAAACAAGAAAAATTAAATCTTTTAAGTGGTATTTTTGCTACTTCCAAAATAGATAATGAAAATTATTTATTAATTTTTAATAATAAGGAACTTTTTAATTTCATAATTGAATTATTAAAAGAATTTAATGTTGAATTTTATAATGAACGTAAAAATGAGTTATTAATAAAAATAAAATCTTTTAATAATCCAAAACTTAAAATGGAAAGAGATTATTTTTCTGGAATATTTTTGTCTAGTGGATCGGTATCAGATTTTAAAACATCTTTTAATCATCTTGAATTAAAATTCTATAATCATGATAAAGCAATAGAAAGCGTTGATATTTTAAATAAATATAATTTAAATTTTAAAATAATAGTCCGTCAAAATAGATATATTATATATATTAAAAAAATTGAAAATATATGCGATTTTTTAAAAGCTATAGAAGCTATAAATTCTTATTTTAAACTTGAAGAATATAAAATTGAAAGAGATTATTTTAATAATATAAACAGAATAACTAATTTCGATATTTATAATCAACAAAGAATTGCAAATGCTAATACTTTATTTTTAGAAAATTTTGATTTTATTATTAAAAATAAATTGACGTCATATTTTTCAAAAGAAGAAATTAAGTTTTTTAAATTAAAAAAGAAAAACCTAGATTCTAGTTTATCAGATTTAGTTACATTATTAACTAATGAAAATATAATTAAATCTAAGTCATCTTTAAATCATGCATTAATAAAATTAAAAAAAATAGTTGAAAAATACAAAAAAATATAA
- the recO gene encoding DNA repair protein RecO, with protein MNLKEYETLGIVLDIKNTKENDGLVKVLLPNSIEYLYARGIQKAESKNRANLQILSLVNLEIINPKISTGIKTLKRATIIKSFPFNEILQDQYNTVKYFLNKQLRSNQLNSFMNFYLECLDNIEKYPNHTIDLFLLKIIEINGLKPIFNKCVECSNTENIIDFEFYKGGFLCSNHSKNNKSVEILRSLYWLNQGFNPFIKNVKDLEAKTIKIMLLDYLKNII; from the coding sequence ATGAATTTAAAAGAATATGAAACATTAGGTATTGTTTTAGATATAAAGAATACAAAAGAAAATGATGGGTTAGTTAAGGTTTTATTACCTAATAGCATTGAATATTTATATGCTAGAGGAATTCAAAAAGCAGAATCTAAAAATAGAGCCAATCTTCAAATTCTGAGTTTAGTTAATTTAGAAATAATAAATCCCAAAATATCGACGGGCATTAAAACTTTAAAGAGAGCAACAATAATAAAATCATTTCCTTTTAATGAGATTTTGCAAGATCAATACAATACTGTTAAATACTTTTTGAATAAACAATTAAGAAGCAATCAATTAAATTCTTTTATGAATTTTTATTTAGAATGTTTAGATAATATAGAAAAATACCCAAATCATACAATTGATTTATTTTTGCTAAAAATAATAGAAATAAATGGACTAAAACCTATTTTTAATAAATGTGTAGAGTGCAGTAACACTGAAAATATTATTGATTTTGAATTTTATAAAGGTGGATTTTTATGTTCAAATCATTCGAAGAATAATAAAAGCGTGGAAATACTTAGATCTTTATATTGATTAAATCAAGGATTTAATCCATTTATAAAAAACGTTAAAGATTTAGAAGCAAAAACAATTAAAATAATGTTATTAGATTATTTGAAAAACATAATTTAA